The sequence GCCGAGCACGAGCTCGTTCCTGGCGCGGAGCCTCGTGCCCGTGACGCCCGGGGTGAAGACCGCGTCCTGCGCGGCGACCGCTTCCTGTGTGCCCATCGTCCCCCTCGCCCACGGTGGTACCCACAGACGCACGTAATCAGACGGCGTTGGCCGCATTCGGAGGCGATGCCCGGTTTGTCGCCACAACCGGCCGCCCCATGGATCCGGAATCAGGGGAACCATCTGGCCGATCCGTACGTCTTCGATATATCGTTGTCGTATCGCGAGAGGTCAGAGAGAGCTCTCAGAAGGTGGTGTAGAACATGGGGCACATGCACGGCCGCGGCCCGTGGGGCCGCGGCGACTTCCCGAACTTCGGCGCCCTGTTCGGCGGCGGACCGGGCCCCTTCGGCCCGCCCGGCGGGTTCGGCCACGGGCCCGGCCCGCGCCCGCCGTGGGCGAGGGGGCGCGGCGGTCCGTGGGGCCGGGGCGCCAAGGCCCGCAAGGGCAATGTCCGGGCGGCGATCCTCGTCCTGCTGGCCGAGGAGCCGCGCAACGGCTACCAGATCATCCAGGAGATCAACGAGCGCAGCGACGGGGCCTGGAAGCCGAGCCCCGGCGCGGTCTACCCGGCACTGCAGCAGCTCGCGGACGAGGGGCTGATCGCGGGCGACGAGTCCGGAGGCCGCCGCACCTTCCATCTCACCGACGAGGGCCGCGCCCACGTGGAGGAGAACGCCGAGCGGCTGGCCGAGCCTTGGGCGGAGATGACGCCCGAGTTCGGCGAGGGCGTCCCGGAGCTGTTCAAGCAGGCCGCGCAGACGGGCGCCGCGGTGATGCAGATCGTCCATTCCGGCTCGCCCGAGCAGGTCGGCCAGGCGAAGGACGTCCTGTCGGAGGCCCGCCGCAGCCTGTACCGCATCCTGGCCGACGACCTGGACGACGCCGGGCCGACGGCCGACGACACCGAGGAGTGACCATGGCACCGCGGGACGAGATCCGCATCGGCGACGCCGAACGCGACGCCGTCATGGTCGCCCTGCACGACCACTTCGCCGAGGGCCGGCTGGACCGCCCCGAGCTCGACGAGCGGCTGGAGGCCGTGCTCGCCGCCAAGACGCGCGGTGACCTGCGCCCCCTCGTCCGGGACCTGCCGTCCCCGACCGGACTGCCCGAACCCGCGGAGGAAGCCCCGTGGCGGTCCCCGCCCGGGTCGGCGTGGGAGCCGGGGATGGCGGTCATGTTCGGCGGGCCCGGGCACCCCGCCTGGGACCGCCGCCACCGGCACATGGCCCGTCGCCACCGGCACATGGCCCACCGCCACCGGCACGGGCCGGTCTTCCCGGTCTTCCCCCTGCTGTTCGCGGCGTTCCTGGTGCTCGCCTTCACGGCAGGGCCCGGCACGGGGCTCCTCGTCGTCCTGCAGATCGCGCTGGCCGTCTGGGTCGTGCGCGCGGTCCTGCTGGCGTTCGGGATCCGCCGGGCCCGGCGCCACGCCCCCGGCTCCTGACCGGGGACGCCTCAGGCGGCCGCCAGGACGCAGCGGTCGGGGACGGCGTCGCGGAGGGCCTGCAGGCCGCGCGCGATCACGGGGTGGCCTCGGCCGCCGCGCCGTACGCAGGTCAGCACGCGCCGCTTCGGGACGCCGTCCCCGCCGAGCGGCACCCGCACGACCGTCTGGTCGGCCGGCCCGCCGGCCAGCCGCGGCACGAGGGACACCCCGAGGCCGTTGGCGACGAGGGCCCAGATCACCGACCAGGTGGTGGCGTTGTGCGCGATCCGCGGCGTGAACCCGGCGGCGGCGCAGTAGGCCATGACCTGCTGGTGGTGGGCGCAGACCTCGGGCTGAACGCTGATCCACGGCTCCCCC is a genomic window of Actinomadura citrea containing:
- a CDS encoding PadR family transcriptional regulator, with translation MGHMHGRGPWGRGDFPNFGALFGGGPGPFGPPGGFGHGPGPRPPWARGRGGPWGRGAKARKGNVRAAILVLLAEEPRNGYQIIQEINERSDGAWKPSPGAVYPALQQLADEGLIAGDESGGRRTFHLTDEGRAHVEENAERLAEPWAEMTPEFGEGVPELFKQAAQTGAAVMQIVHSGSPEQVGQAKDVLSEARRSLYRILADDLDDAGPTADDTEE
- a CDS encoding DUF1707 SHOCT-like domain-containing protein, producing the protein MAPRDEIRIGDAERDAVMVALHDHFAEGRLDRPELDERLEAVLAAKTRGDLRPLVRDLPSPTGLPEPAEEAPWRSPPGSAWEPGMAVMFGGPGHPAWDRRHRHMARRHRHMAHRHRHGPVFPVFPLLFAAFLVLAFTAGPGTGLLVVLQIALAVWVVRAVLLAFGIRRARRHAPGS